The Candidatus Methylomirabilota bacterium genomic sequence GAGTTCCTTCTCGCCGGGGCCACTGCGGTCCAGGTGGGGACCGCCAATTTCCTCGATCCGTTGGCCCCAATGAAGGTCCTGGCCGACATCGAGGCCTACCTGATCCGCCACAAGTTCGCTGCCGTCACCCAGCTGATCGGGGCCGCTATTCCCTCCGAGGCGCGTTAGTCCGCCTGGGGCCGAAGCCCGATTGGTGTCCAAGGTTCACAGTCCGAGGTGCGAGGTTACTTAGAACAGACAGACCAAGGGCTTGAACGATGTCATCGGAGCTTGGACACCGGACTTCGGACATGGGACAGAGGGGGCTTACGTGCCGAAGCGACGCTTCCGTTGCTGATAACTCCAGATGGCCCGGAGCATATCGATCTTCCGGAAGGCGGGCCAGTAGGCGTCACAAAAATAGAACTCGCTATAGGCGCTCTGCCACAGGAGAAAGTCGGAGAGGCGGACCTCGCCACTCGTTCGGATGATGAGGTCCGGATCGGGAAGATCATACGTATACAGATACTTTCCAATCTCTTCGGGTGTGATCTCTTCCGCCACCTGCTCAAGGGCGGCTCCCCGCCGGACTCGATCTCTCAGGAGCAGCTTCACCGCATCGGCAATTTCTTGCCTCCCCCCATACCCGACGGCGATATTGAGGAAGAAGTTATTGTACGTGTGGGTGGCCTCCTCCGCTCGGTCGATGGCCGCTTGCAGGGATGCGGGTAAGAGTTCCATCTGCCCGACCGCCCGGATCCGGACCCCTTTCTCGTGGATCTTTGGGGCCACCGCTACGGCTCGCATCTTTGACTCCATAAGATTCAGGAGGCGCGTGAGCTCGCCGTGAGGGCGGGAGAGGTT encodes the following:
- the uppS gene encoding polyprenyl diphosphate synthase; the encoded protein is MDWLGELHIWIITIYVLSTENLSRPHGELTRLLNLMESKMRAVAVAPKIHEKGVRIRAVGQMELLPASLQAAIDRAEEATHTYNNFFLNIAVGYGGRQEIADAVKLLLRDRVRRGAALEQVAEEITPEEIGKYLYTYDLPDPDLIIRTSGEVRLSDFLLWQSAYSEFYFCDAYWPAFRKIDMLRAIWSYQQRKRRFGT